The Candidatus Effluviviaceae Genus I sp. genome has a window encoding:
- a CDS encoding polyprenyl synthetase family protein — translation MAGAARAEEIRRSVDASARLEERRVVVEAALGRNLPAEGEYPPRIHEALRYACLGGGKRLRPLVTMAAVESVGGSAESVLKAACAVEYVHCCSLVLDDLPSMDNALMRRGRPATHRVFGVATSMLAADALLMHAFRLVADNAVDVGADGPRTAQAVRDLATAVGSFGMVGGQHVDLETAGSAVEPATLEYIQTRKTGALFAASATVGCVLIGAPADAVRRLSEYARSLGLAYQIVDDILDAEGDPVVMGKDAGQDARKATFVTVHGVDAARRAARALGAAAKRALEGFDGDAGALLGIVDQCLTRSS, via the coding sequence ATGGCGGGGGCGGCGCGAGCAGAGGAGATCCGGAGGTCCGTGGACGCGTCCGCGCGGCTTGAGGAGCGGCGGGTGGTCGTGGAGGCCGCGCTGGGGCGCAACCTCCCTGCCGAGGGGGAGTATCCCCCGCGCATCCACGAGGCGCTGCGCTACGCCTGCCTTGGCGGCGGCAAGCGGCTGAGGCCGCTCGTGACGATGGCCGCGGTCGAGTCGGTCGGAGGATCCGCCGAGAGCGTCCTCAAGGCCGCGTGCGCCGTCGAGTACGTGCACTGCTGCTCCCTCGTGCTCGACGACCTTCCCTCGATGGACAACGCGCTCATGCGGCGCGGGAGACCCGCGACGCACCGGGTGTTCGGTGTTGCCACGTCGATGCTCGCCGCGGACGCGCTCCTCATGCATGCGTTCCGGCTCGTCGCCGACAACGCGGTCGACGTCGGGGCCGACGGGCCGCGAACGGCGCAGGCCGTCCGGGACCTCGCGACGGCGGTGGGATCGTTCGGCATGGTCGGCGGGCAGCACGTGGACCTCGAGACCGCCGGAAGCGCCGTCGAGCCCGCGACCCTCGAGTACATCCAGACCAGGAAGACGGGCGCGCTCTTCGCCGCCTCGGCGACGGTGGGGTGCGTTCTCATCGGCGCCCCGGCCGACGCGGTCAGGCGCCTCTCCGAGTACGCGCGGAGCCTCGGGCTGGCCTATCAGATCGTCGACGACATCCTGGATGCCGAAGGCGACCCCGTAGTGATGGGGAAGGACGCCGGTCAGGACGCGAGGAAGGCCACGTTCGTGACAGTCCACGGAGTGGACGCCGCGCGGCGCGCCGCGCGGGCGCTGGGCGCCGCCGCGAAGCGCGCGCTCGAGGGCTTCGACGGGGACGCCGGCGCGCTTCTGGGCATCGTCGACCAGTGCCTCACGAGGTCGTCCTGA
- a CDS encoding glycosyltransferase family 4 protein — protein MLGQKGIPATYGGIERHVEELATRLVERGHEVTVYCRPYYTRIRGEYRGVKLAIIPSVRTKHLDTATHCALSAPDILARDYDIVHFHALGPSMFANLPRMRGARTAVTVHGLDWQREKWGRFARWVLRRCEYTSIYFPNKTIVVSKALREYFWEAHGVTVTYIPNGTVLPHVREASKIREMGITPGNYVLFVGRLVPEKGCHYLLEAFSRVSTDAELVVAGGTSFSAEYVDRLHALGGERTRFLGYVYGDVLDELYSNARLFVLPSDIEGLPIALLEAMSFGNCCLTSDIPENLEVIGDDGVTFRRGDVDDLAAKLGGLLERPEKCRSLGERARRHVLETYDWDGVTLHTEALYYSMLRGF, from the coding sequence CGGTGTACTGCCGCCCGTACTACACGAGGATCCGCGGGGAGTATCGCGGCGTGAAGCTCGCGATCATCCCGAGCGTGCGCACGAAGCACCTCGACACGGCGACGCACTGCGCCCTGTCGGCGCCGGACATCCTCGCGCGCGACTACGACATCGTGCACTTCCACGCCCTCGGGCCGTCGATGTTCGCGAATCTCCCGAGGATGCGCGGGGCGCGGACCGCCGTCACGGTGCACGGCCTGGACTGGCAGCGCGAGAAGTGGGGCCGCTTCGCGCGGTGGGTCCTCAGGCGCTGCGAGTACACGTCCATCTACTTCCCGAACAAGACGATCGTCGTGTCGAAGGCGCTCCGGGAGTACTTCTGGGAGGCGCACGGCGTGACGGTCACCTACATCCCGAACGGGACGGTCCTTCCGCACGTCCGGGAAGCCTCGAAGATCAGGGAGATGGGCATCACGCCCGGGAACTACGTGCTCTTCGTCGGCCGCCTCGTGCCGGAGAAGGGCTGCCACTACCTGCTCGAGGCGTTCAGCCGCGTCTCCACCGACGCCGAACTCGTCGTCGCCGGCGGGACGAGCTTCTCGGCGGAGTACGTGGACAGGCTTCACGCGCTCGGCGGCGAGAGGACGCGCTTCCTCGGGTACGTGTACGGCGACGTCCTCGACGAGCTCTACTCCAACGCCCGGCTCTTCGTCCTGCCGTCCGACATCGAGGGGTTGCCCATCGCTCTCCTCGAGGCCATGAGCTTCGGGAACTGCTGCCTCACGAGCGACATCCCGGAGAATCTCGAGGTCATCGGGGACGACGGCGTGACGTTCCGCAGGGGGGACGTGGACGACCTGGCCGCGAAGCTCGGCGGCCTGCTCGAGCGGCCGGAGAAGTGCCGCAGCCTCGGCGAGCGCGCCAGGCGGCACGTGCTCGAGACCTACGACTGGGACGGCGTGACGCTGCACACCGAGGCGCTCTACTACTCGATGCTGAGAGGATTCTGA